A window of Halovivax gelatinilyticus genomic DNA:
CGACCGCAGGGCTACTCGCCGATTCGCCGGCGGTCGTCGTCGGGTCGATGGTTATCGCGCCGCTGCTCGGCCCGGCGTTAGCGGCGAGCGTCGGTATCGTTACCGGGGATGAAACGCTCCGTCGGGCCGGATTTCGGTATCAGGCGCTCGGCGTGACCGTCGTGGTCGCGGCGTCGATCGCGCTCGCGTGGACCGCCCGACTGGCCGGGCTCGAACCGGCGGGCGTCGATATCGTTCTCGTCGCAGAACTCCAGGAGCGCGTCTCACCGAGCCTGTTCTCGATTCTCGTCGCGCTCGGGGCCGGCGTCGCGGGCATTCTGAGTCTCACCCGCGGATTCTCCGAGGCGATCGTCGGCGTGATGATCGCCGCCGCATTGATCCCGCCGTCGGCCGCCGTGGGAATCACCGTCGCCTGGGGCATGTACGGGGCGGCTCTGGGTGCGCTCGTTCTCGTTGTGGTGAACCTGCTGTCGATCAACATTGCGGCACTGGGGACGCTCTGGCTCGGTGGGTATCGACCGCAGGGTCCGTTCGAGGTTTCGCCGACCCGACGCTCGACGATGACGTACCTGGCCGTCTTCGGGGTCGCCCTGCTGGCGCTTTCCGCTCCGCTCGGTGGGGTCACGCTGAACGAGTTTCGGACGACCGAGCTGGAGGCCACGGCACAGGACGAGGTCGATTCGATCCTCGCGGAGGCGCAGTACGACGACGTGGCGGACGGTGAGGTTACGGTGGTGCTCGACGACGACTATCCGGTTCGATCGATCGACCGCGTGATCGTCGAACTCACCGGCATCGATCCCGGTCCGAATCCGGCGCTGAGCGACCGTCTCTACGAGGCGATCAACGCACAGATCGACTCGCCGATCGTCGTCGAGGTCAGGTACGTAGTCGCAGAAGAGCGATCCGATACGCCCGTCGAAGCTGTGGCGGCTCCGTTCGATACGGTCCCGCAGACGGAGGCCGAGGAATCGATCGTCGGGGCCGCCTCGATATGACGCACGTGACGGAAAATCACTCCGACGGTATCCGGTCACTTCGGGCTCGATTGAGTCGTGTCAGTGGCGTACGCGTGGTCGGACTCGTTCGAGGTCGTCTCGTGGTTGACGGCTTTGAATGGACGACGTTCTGCTTGCGCCGGACGTCGGGTATCGGAGCGGGGGTTCGGTGGGGTCAGTCGACCTGAGTTGCGGTGGCGCTGGGGACAGCGTCTCGCCGAAAGGGTGTACGGATTTGGAGAAACAGCCGGTAGGGTGGTGGGTTACCGAGCTGTGTATGGGTGGTATATCTCCTCGAGAGGTCGATCGGGTGCTGTGAGTGACGTCTGGTATCTCGAGGCGTGTGGTATTTCGATTCGTAATACATTGATCGTTTCGGTTCCTGCAATTCGGACCGATCGCAACGATTCGACCGCTGGTGACCGACGGCGACGCTGGTTACGAGTGACTCACTAATGGGCGTCACGACCGCGTTTCGATCTATGGGGCGTCAGTGCGAACGCACGCACTGACTGGAGAACGTCTCACAGCGGCAATGATGTCAGAGGCACGGCCAGGTGTGAGAACGATCGTACCTTCGTTGCTGACGTACATCGCCTTACTGGCTCAGCTGCTAGGGTCTTTATATATTAGACACGCCGATCCGTCGAGTCCGATTCCGGGCCGGCGTTCGTCGCGAAACCGATCGGTTCCGACGGTAGATCACCGAGTTCCTCGGCTTCGAGCTGTGCGACGATGTCCGATACCTGTTCGAACTGATCGTGGTCGCGAATCTGGTGCCGTTCAAAGTCGCCATCCGCCTCGATCGACTGGGTATACGCCGGACAGGAGATTGGCGGTTTTGTGGCCACGGCTACAATTTCGCGATATCGGAAGAAATGGGTCTCGCCGGTCCGACCGGTTCGAGTTCGACCCGGTTACGCGCTATCGTCGAGGACTTCCGGTTCGTCGAACTCGGTCTCGAGTTCGACCTCGGCTTCCACGAAATCGGTGTGACCACACGGACAGCCGTTCGAGATGCCGATCGGTTCGATAGTTCCATCCGGACCGCGTTCGGCAGCGTAGATTGACCCGCAGCTGGGACAGTGGGCGATCGTTCGGTCGGGGCCGTTCGTCCTGGACATTGCCAGTCCCGGGGAGACAAGGAGGTATAAGCGTCGCTGTTCGGTGGTATATTGCCGGAACACCGAACGGAGAGCGTGTGAGACGATCGTTCGTGGCTGACAGTCCGTGCCGCGGATCGGTCAGATCGCCTCCGCGACGATCTCGTACTCGACCCCGCTCGGGATGACGACGTCGAACGTCACTTCGACGTCCTGATCGGCGCCGACGGTCTGGCGCTGAACGGGCGGTTCGGTGAGCGAGTAGGGCTCCGGGTCGACGTACGAAAGCGAGAATTCGACGTCACCCGTTGCGCCGGAGTTCGTGAAGATCGCGCCGTACGTCGCCGGAACGGGGTAGATGCCGAACTCGCGGTCGTCCCACTCGGGCGTTTGATCTGACGAGATGACGGTGACTGATCGTCGCTCGCC
This region includes:
- a CDS encoding TIGR00341 family protein, which produces MRYVEIAIPFGRRQAVLSVLDDAGINYVMSDETSGTEFSSVVRFPLPTSAVEPVLDSLAAADIDEAHVVVVNAETVVSEAFDDVRDQYGRSGGGGARTSRQVLRTKAEEFTPVLSIYIIMLLISAIVATAGLLADSPAVVVGSMVIAPLLGPALAASVGIVTGDETLRRAGFRYQALGVTVVVAASIALAWTARLAGLEPAGVDIVLVAELQERVSPSLFSILVALGAGVAGILSLTRGFSEAIVGVMIAAALIPPSAAVGITVAWGMYGAALGALVLVVVNLLSINIAALGTLWLGGYRPQGPFEVSPTRRSTMTYLAVFGVALLALSAPLGGVTLNEFRTTELEATAQDEVDSILAEAQYDDVADGEVTVVLDDDYPVRSIDRVIVELTGIDPGPNPALSDRLYEAINAQIDSPIVVEVRYVVAEERSDTPVEAVAAPFDTVPQTEAEESIVGAASI